In Pirellulales bacterium, the following are encoded in one genomic region:
- a CDS encoding type II secretion system F family protein — protein sequence MPDDRPPALPADEARLLAEQLAILAQTGLPLASGLRAAAEEMPSPRLAEAMNSLAQRLEQGRSLDDVLRDSPRLLPEHMLRLIETGVRSGNLADVLSQLVEIDRSSHDLRRSVRGAIAYPLLLALLCAVLLVLLATFILPALRQVVEEFEISDLPFSSAVLFSLDGKKLWLILAAALTAVTMIFFALRVSLPPQRWRWMLT from the coding sequence ATGCCCGACGATCGCCCACCTGCGCTCCCTGCCGACGAAGCCCGCCTGTTGGCCGAGCAGCTTGCGATACTCGCCCAAACGGGCTTGCCGCTGGCATCGGGATTGCGCGCGGCCGCCGAGGAAATGCCCAGCCCTCGATTGGCCGAGGCCATGAACTCCCTCGCCCAGCGTCTCGAGCAAGGCCGCTCGCTCGACGATGTGCTCCGCGACAGTCCGCGCCTGCTGCCCGAACACATGCTCCGCCTGATCGAAACCGGCGTCCGCTCGGGCAATCTGGCCGACGTGCTCTCGCAGCTTGTCGAAATCGATCGCTCGTCGCACGATTTGCGTCGCAGCGTGCGAGGAGCCATCGCCTATCCGCTGTTGCTCGCCTTGCTCTGCGCCGTGCTGCTGGTTTTGCTCGCGACGTTCATCTTACCTGCCTTGCGGCAAGTTGTGGAAGAATTTGAGATCAGCGATTTACCATTTTCCTCGGCGGTTCTGTTCTCGCTGGATGGCAAAAAACTCTGGCTGATTTTGGCAGCGGCATTGACCGCCGTCACGATGATATTCTTTGCGCTGCGAGTATCGTTGCCGCCCCAGCGGTGGCGCTGGATGCTCACTTGA
- a CDS encoding protein arginine kinase — protein MTVELNDLTHTIGEWLRASGPQADIVMSTRIRLARNLADFPFVTKASEQDRADIERLLREKLLHIKATSDEFMYVNVGDLDKIDRQFLVERQLISREHAEAKGARGVVIDPREQVSLMINEEDHLRIQCMHSGLDVRGAWEQINRIDDLISEQVTYAFHPRLGYLTACPTNVGTGARVSVLLHLPALVITKQIEKVFRSLQKISLAVRGLYGEGSQAMGDFYQISNQQTLGRSELELIEQVGDVVPALIHYEREARDFLIKESQQMLHDQVSRAYGILRTAQTISSEETMLLLSKVRMGVNLGLIDDLSLLKLNELFIRTQPAHLQKLTGSELTTADRNIERARFLRRYLNNEGNGGLN, from the coding sequence GTGACTGTGGAACTCAACGACCTCACTCATACGATCGGCGAGTGGCTGCGTGCCAGTGGTCCGCAGGCGGACATTGTGATGAGCACGCGCATTCGCCTCGCGCGGAATCTTGCCGATTTCCCTTTCGTCACCAAGGCGTCGGAGCAAGATCGCGCCGACATCGAACGACTGCTACGCGAGAAGTTGCTGCACATCAAGGCCACATCCGACGAATTCATGTACGTCAACGTCGGCGACCTCGATAAGATCGACCGCCAATTTCTCGTCGAGCGCCAGCTCATCAGCCGCGAACATGCGGAAGCCAAAGGCGCGCGCGGCGTGGTGATCGATCCGCGCGAGCAAGTCAGTCTGATGATCAACGAGGAAGATCATTTGCGCATCCAATGCATGCACAGCGGCTTGGACGTGCGCGGGGCTTGGGAGCAGATCAATCGCATCGATGACTTGATTTCCGAGCAGGTGACATATGCCTTTCACCCCCGGCTCGGCTATCTCACCGCCTGCCCGACCAACGTCGGCACCGGCGCGCGCGTCAGCGTGTTGTTGCACCTGCCGGCGCTGGTGATTACCAAGCAGATCGAAAAAGTCTTTCGCAGCTTGCAAAAAATCAGCCTCGCCGTCCGCGGCCTGTACGGCGAAGGCTCGCAGGCGATGGGAGACTTCTATCAAATCTCCAACCAGCAGACCTTGGGCCGCTCGGAGCTTGAGTTGATCGAGCAAGTCGGAGACGTGGTCCCCGCCCTGATTCATTACGAGCGCGAAGCCCGCGATTTTCTGATTAAGGAAAGTCAGCAAATGCTACACGACCAAGTAAGCCGCGCCTATGGCATCCTCCGCACCGCCCAAACCATTAGCTCCGAAGAAACGATGCTGCTGCTGTCGAAAGTGCGAATGGGGGTCAACTTGGGACTGATCGACGACTTGTCCCTGTTGAAGTTGAACGAACTTTTCATCCGCACTCAACCGGCGCATCTGCAAAAGCTGACCGGCAGCGAACTCACCACCGCTGACCGCAACATTGAACGCGCCAGGTTCCTTCGTCGCTATCTCAACAACGAAGGCAACGGCGGCTTGAATTAA
- a CDS encoding UvrB/UvrC motif-containing protein, whose translation MKCQQCERPATFHITELEGGKHSELHLCEEHARQYLTQGEAEQGPASELAGALAQQMAVSQAAEGLKKLDSRACPVCGITFFDFRNQGRLGCPNDYVFFEKELEPLIANIHGETVHKGKHPKRGAGGTQQRTELIRMRRDMKEAIGQEDYERAKELRDEIKRVEEQQS comes from the coding sequence ATGAAGTGCCAACAGTGTGAACGTCCGGCGACGTTTCACATCACGGAACTCGAAGGCGGCAAACACTCCGAGCTGCACCTCTGCGAGGAGCATGCCCGGCAGTATCTGACTCAAGGCGAAGCCGAGCAAGGACCGGCGTCGGAGTTGGCCGGCGCGCTGGCCCAGCAAATGGCCGTCAGTCAAGCCGCGGAGGGACTGAAGAAGCTCGACAGCCGCGCCTGCCCCGTCTGCGGCATCACCTTTTTCGATTTCCGCAACCAAGGCCGTCTGGGCTGCCCCAACGACTACGTGTTTTTCGAAAAAGAGTTGGAGCCGCTGATTGCCAACATTCACGGCGAAACCGTTCACAAGGGAAAGCATCCGAAGCGCGGCGCCGGTGGCACGCAACAGCGAACCGAACTCATCCGCATGCGCCGCGATATGAAGGAAGCGATCGGGCAAGAGGATTACGAACGAGCCAAAGAACTCCGCGATGAGATTAAGCGAGTCGAAGAGCAGCAAAGCTGA